A genomic window from Pyxicephalus adspersus chromosome 2, UCB_Pads_2.0, whole genome shotgun sequence includes:
- the LOC140322126 gene encoding integumentary mucin B.1-like, translating to MIAFSFLVPGPVAPVQPTIDLRPYMTSTPAATQPLTTKHKKGCCGPSGDFVNDGESWEKGCTRCTCNGNTGKMECGPYPCANKVVCGANETLVFGEPSKQSKESCCGYCAPLTCKHNGTEYQINESFSDPADPCLVYTCHATGLIAIPTKCPKQACAEEWKRYDKKKCCYTCDTSCKPLSATISILNIKKQSSRNKIYKECSASVTVSTCGGQCQRSTRYDYESDKVMVNCKCCKAKTHYKKTIQLKCKDGSYESHTFNDVETCSCQDCSE from the exons AtgattgccttttcttttttagtgCCTGGTCCGGTAGCACCAGTCCAACCTACAATAG atttACGTCCCTATATGACTTCAACTCCAGCAg cCACACAACCActaacaacaaaacacaaaaaag GTTGTTGTGGGCCTTCAGGAGATTTTGTCAAT GATGGAGAATCCTGGGAAAAAGGTTGCACAAGATGTACCTGCAATGGAAATACTGGAAAGATGGAATGTGGACCATATCCATGTGCCAACAAAGTAGTCTGTGGTGCAAATGAAACTTTAGTATTCGGGGAGCCATCAAAGCAGTCTAAAGAGTCATGTTGTGGATACTGTG CCCCCCTGACTTGCAAACACAATGGAACAGAATATCAG ATAAATGAATCTTTTAGCGATCCAGCAGACCCATGTCTGGTCTACACTTGTCATGCAACCGGTTTGATCGCAATACCTACAAAATGTCCTAAACAAGCATGCGCAGAG GAATGGAAGAGatatgataaaaagaaatgttgctaTACAT GTGACACTTCATGTAAACCATTATCTGCAACAATatcaatattaaacattaaaaaacaatcttcaagaaataaaatatacaaagagtGTTCAGCTTCAGTAACTGTTTCAACATGTGGCGGACAATGTCAAAGATCAACCAG atatgACTATGAATCTGATAAAGTGATGGTTAATTGCAAATGCTGCAAAGCAAAAACCCATTATAAGAAGACTATTCAACTGAAGTGTAAAGATGGAAGCTATGAATCACATACTTTCAACGATGTAGAAACTTGTAGTTGTCAAGACTGTAGTGAATGA